A single window of Periophthalmus magnuspinnatus isolate fPerMag1 chromosome 22, fPerMag1.2.pri, whole genome shotgun sequence DNA harbors:
- the slc8a3 gene encoding sodium/calcium exchanger 3 isoform X3 — MTKPDVPDRKLTTDEEEAKRIAEMGKPVLGEHSKMEVIIEESYEFKNTVDKLIKKTNLALVVGTNSWRDQFMEAITVSADEDEEDTGEERLPSCFDYVMHFLTVFWKVLFACVPPTEYWHGWACFVVSIIIIGVLTAIIGDLASHFGCTIGLKDSVTAVVFVALGTSVPDTFASKVAAVQDMYADASIGNVTGSNAVNVFLGIGMAWSVAAIYWKSKGKPFVVEAGSLAFSVTLFTIFAFLAISVLLYRRRPHIGGELGGPWGHRLITSLFLFSLWFLYILFSSLEAYCHIEGF, encoded by the exons atgTACCGGACAGGAAGCTGACGACAGATGAGGAGGAAGCCAAGCGGATCGCGGAGATGGGGAAGCCGGTTCTAGGGGAGCATTCGAAAATGGAAGTCATTATTGAAGAATCGTATGAGTTTAAG AACACAGTGGACAAGCTGATAAAGAAGACCAACCTGGCATTAGTGGTGGGAACCAACTCCTGGAGAGACCAGTTCATGGAGGCCATCACTGTCAGCGCAG acgaggacgaggaggacACGGGCGAGGAGCGACTGCCGTCTTGTTTTGATTACGTCATGCACTTCCTGACGGTTTTCTGGAAGGTTCTGTTCGCCTGCGTCCCGCCCACAGAGTACTGGCACGGCTGGGCTTGCTTCGTCGtgtccatcatcatcatcgggGTCCTCACTGCCATCATCGGGGACCTGGCCTCTCACTTCGGCTGCACCATCGGGCTGAAAGACTCTGTTACCGCTGTGGTGTTTGTGGCTCTGGGGACGTCTGTACCAG ACACATTTGCCAGTAAAGTCGCAGCGGTCCAGGACATGTACGCCGACGCCTCCATCGGGAATGTCACCGGGAGCAACGCGGTCAACGTGTTTTTGGGCATCGGCATGGCCTGGTCTGTTGCTGCCATCTACTGGAAGTCCAAAGGAAAGCCCTTCGTGGTGGAGGCGGGCTCTTTGGCATTTTCAGTCACCCTGTTTACGATCTTTGCCTTCCTGGCCATTTCGGTGCTGTTGTACAGACGCAGACCGCACATTGGAGGGGAGCTGGGGGGGCCGTGGGGACACAGACTGATCACTTCCTTGTTCCTCTTCAGCCTGTGGTTTCTTTACATCCTGTTTTCCAGTCTGGAGGCCTACTGTCATATAGAGGGCTTTTAA